Proteins encoded together in one Asterias rubens chromosome 4, eAstRub1.3, whole genome shotgun sequence window:
- the LOC117288896 gene encoding uncharacterized protein LOC117288896, whose translation MHYIASEACRYLSRASPVECLAIGPEVAPTPLVPTPTHVTEIRQDPHQPSLSPGRDLHSHHGTPHPTSSREHCPKQATRELPRQGLLIPPVPAPPQHCQRHSKDNIRNKFDDVLKIVRNHPFWLDFPLHFQAQKEIMLLDVIFAKSEGTVMAYFYKCRQFLSWLELQGIPLVLPFSEQVLAIYLSHIKSHSNSDSALISTAASLRWLHSLVNVKSNPLDAPIIQHVIVSGRRELHHPPAQKQPISLSQVKAIVDLFAGPDASLLDLRSACYVSLKYALLFRHNEMAGMKATHLSELPNNKGISIFIPKIKNRHFQGWYSTAFLCDTLDTNSPVAILRRFLEAAGINLGQDKYLFTPVIFLSSTKTYKIGADRPLSYTRCRELFFEALRRIGVTDPKVYGLHSLRSGGASHLANKHVPEALIMQQGRWKTTEAKNRYVKWDIKQRLDLSETLFKE comes from the exons ATGCATTACATTGCGTCGGAG gCATGCCGTTATTTGAGTCGTGCTTCTCCTGTGGAATGTCTGGCCATTGGTCCAGAAGTTGCCCCTACTCCTTTGGTTCCAACACCTACTCACGTTACCGAAATCAGGCAAGACCCACACCAGCCGTCCCTTTCACCGGGCAGAGACCTCCATTCCCATCATGGCACGCCCCATCCTACCAGTTCCAGAGAGCATTGCCCCAAGCAGGCAACCAGGGAATTGCCCCGACAGGGTCTTTTGATACCGCCAGTACCAGCACCGCCTCAACATTGCCAAAGGCACAGTAAAGACAATATTCGCAATAAGTTCGATGACGTTCTGAAG ATAGTCCGAAACCACCCATTTTGGCTCGATTTCCCCCTCCACTTCCAAGCCCAGAAAGAAATAATGCTGCTAGATGTAATCTTTGCTAAATCCGAGGGTACGGTTATGGCTTATTTCTATAAATGTCGTCAATTTTTGTCCTGGTTAGAATTGCAAGGTATTCCTCTGGTGCTCCCCTTTTCTGAACAAGTGTTAGCAATTTACCTGTCACATATAAAATCACATTCAAACTCTGATAGTGCTTTGATTTCTACTGCTGCTTCATTGAGATGGTTACATTCATTGGTTAATGTCAAAAGTAACCCGCTTGATGCACCCATCATTCAACATGTGATAGTCAGCGGTAGGCGGGAACTACATCATCCGCCCGCACAAAAACAGCCAATTTCCCTTAGCCAAGTCAAAGCCATTGTCGACCTTTTCGCGGGTCCTGATGCCTCGCTTTTAGATCTTAGATCTGCCTGCTATGTCTCCCTCAAATATGCTCTCCTTTTTCGTCACAATGAGATGGCAGGTATGAAGGCTACCCACTTATCTGAATTGCCAAACAATAAGGGTATTTCAATCTTTATCCCAAAAATCAAAAACCGACATTTTCAGGGATGGTATAGTACTGCTTTTCTTTGCGACACACTGGACACCAACTCACCAGTTGCGATTTTACGCCGATTTTTAGAGGCTGCCGGAATCAATCTGGGTCAAGACAAATATCTGTTCACCCCTGTTATATTTTTGTCCAGTACAAAAACGTACAAAATTGGCGCTGATAGACCCTTAAGTTACACTAGGTGCAGAGAGTTGTTTTTTGAGGCCCTTAGGCGCATAGGCGTAACCGATCCAAAGGTATACGGCCTTCATAGCTTAAGATCAGGCGGGGCTTCCCACCTAGCTAACAAACATGTTCCTGAAGCTTTGATAATGCAACAAGGTCGCTGGAAGACCACTGAGGCTAAAAACAGATACGTCAAATGGGATATCAAACAAAGACTAGACCTGTCAGAGACACTCTTCAAGGAGTAG